In one Portunus trituberculatus isolate SZX2019 chromosome 31, ASM1759143v1, whole genome shotgun sequence genomic region, the following are encoded:
- the LOC123511284 gene encoding leucine-rich repeat extensin-like protein 3 has translation TTTTTTTTTTTTTTTTTTTTTTTTTTTTTTTTTTTTTTTTSSTTTTSTSTHQHQHHHHHHHSTTTTTTTTTTTTTTTTTTTTTTTTTTTTTTTTTTTTTTTTTTTTTTTTTTTTTTTTTTTTTTTTTTTTTTTTTTTTTTTTTTTTTTTTTPPPPPPPPPPPPPPPPPPPPPPPPPPPPPPPPPPPPPPPPPPPPPPPPPPPPPPPPPPPPPPPPPPPPPPPPPPPPHTTTTTTTTTTTTTTTTTTTTTTTTTTTTTTTTTTTTTTTTTTTTTTTTTTTTTTTTTTTTTTTTTTTTTTTTTTTTTTTTTTTTPPPPPPPPPPPPPPPPPPPPPPPPPPPTTPPPPPPPPPPPPPPPPPPPPPPPPPPPPPPPPPPPPPPPTTTTTTTTTTTTTTTTTTTTTTTTTTTTTTTTTTTTTTTTT, from the exons accaccaccaccaccaccaccaccaccaccaccaccaccaccaccaccaccaccaccaccaccaccaccaccaccaccaccaccaccaccaccaccaccaccaccaccaccaccaccaccagcagcaccaccaccaccagcaccagtactcaccagcaccagcaccaccaccaccaccaccactccaccaccaccaccaccaccaccaccaccaccaccaccaccaccaccaccaccaccaccaccaccaccaccaccaccaccaccaccaccaccaccaccaccaccaccaccaccaccaccaccaccaccaccaccaccaccaccaccaccaccaccaccaccaccaccaccaccaccaccaccaccaccaccaccaccaccaccaccaccaccaccaccaccaccaccaccaccaccaccaccaccaccaccaccaccaccaccaccacaccaccaccaccaccaccaccaccaccaccaccaccaccaccaccaccaccaccaccaccaccaccaccaccaccaccaccaccaccaccaccaccaccaccaccaccaccaccaccaccaccaccaccaccaccaccaccaccaccaccaccaccaccaccaccaccaccaccaccaccaccaccaccaccaccaccaccaccaccaccaccaccaccaccaccacctcacaccaccaccaccaccaccaccaccaccaccaccaccaccaccaccaccaccaccaccaccaccaccaccaccaccaccaccaccaccaccaccaccaccac taccaccaccaccaccaccaccaccaccaccaccaccaccaccaccaccaccaccaccaccaccaccaccaccaccaccaccaccaccaccaccaccaccaccaccaccaccaccaccaccaccaccaccaccaccaccaccaccaccacaccaccaccaccaccaccaccaccaccaccaccaccaccaccaccaccaccaccaccaccaccaccaccaccaccaccacccacca caccaccaccaccaccaccaccaccaccaccaccaccaccaccaccaccaccaccaccaccaccaccaccaccaccaccaccaccaccaccaccaccaccaccaccaccaccaccacccaccaccaccaccaccaccaccaccaccaccaccaccaccaccaccaccaccaccaccaccaccaccaccaccaccaccaccaccaccaccaccaccaccaccaccaccaccaccaccaccacc
- the LOC123511078 gene encoding LOW QUALITY PROTEIN: UPF0746 protein DDB_G0281095-like (The sequence of the model RefSeq protein was modified relative to this genomic sequence to represent the inferred CDS: substituted 1 base at 1 genomic stop codon), protein MGMGRELDNEQQQQQQQQQQQQLLQQQQQQQLLQQQQQQQQLLPVVAAAVAAAANSSSSSCCXAAAALCCAVQQQQQLLLQQQQQQQLLQQQQQQQQQQQQQLLLQQQQQQHSSAQQQQQQQQQQQQQQQQQQQQQQQQQQQQQQQQQQQQQQQQQQQQQQQQQQQQQQQQQQQQQQQQQQQQQQQQQQLGERNTTHYADPLLSRARYSDLTPAGGCEVTGRVFSRGLSSQHRNSVTHTV, encoded by the exons ATGGGCATGGGTCGTGAATTGGACAACGAG cagcagcagcagcagcagcagcagcagcagcagcagttgttgcagcagcagcagcagcagcagttgttgcagcagcagcagcagcagcagcagttgttgccagttgttgcagcagcagttgcagcagcagcaaacagcagcagcagcagttgttgttgagcagcagcagca ttgtgttgcgcagtgcagcagcagcagcagttgttgttgcagcagcagcagcagcagcagttgttgcagcagcagcagcagcagcagcagcagcagcagcagcagttgttgttgcagcagcagcagcagcagca cagcagtgcgcagcagcagcagcagcagcagcagcagcagcagcagcagcagcagcagcagcagcagcagcagcagcagcagcagcagcagcagcagcagcagcagcagcagcagcagcagcagcagcagcagcagcagcagcagcagcagcagcagcagcagcagcagcagcagcagcagcagcagcagcagcagcagcagcagcagcagcagcagcagcagcagcagcag TTAGGTGAACGTAACACCACACACTACGCCGATCCCCTTCTAAGCCGGGCCAGGTACAGTGACCTAaccccagctggagggtgtgaGGTCACGGGCCGGGTGTTCAGCCGAGGACTCTCCAGTCAGCACCGAAACTCCGTGACACACACCGTTTGA